The Bosea sp. 685 DNA window TGAACTCGGCGAGGCGCCCGGCGCCGTAAAGCAGCGCGAAACCCCAGGCGGTCGAGGCGATCCAGTTGGCGATCTGGAAAGGCCAGAACGGCATCTGCACGATACCGGCGACGATCGCGATCACGGCGCGCAACGGCCCGAAGAAGTGGCCGATCAGGATGCTGGCGACGCCCCATTTCTCGAAGAAGGCGTGGCCGCGCTCGAGCAATTGCGGGTTCTTGTTGAGTGGCCAGTAATCGCCGACGCGCGGGCCCAGCACGAGGCCCGCCCAATACGAGACCCAGAAGCCGCAGCCGGCGCCGACCGAAGCCGCAAAGGCGAGCGGAATCAGATTGAGGCCCGACGCTCCGGCCGCCGCCCCGAAGGCGGTGAAGAACACGGTTGCCGGCACGAGCCAGGACAACACCGCGACGCATTCGCAGAAGGCGACCAGGAAGACGATCGGGATCGCCCATTCCTGATGGGCCCGCATGAACTCGACGAGCGCTTGCATCCAGAGTTCGAGTTGGGCCATGGCGAGCGCGATCTTTCCGGCGGGAGGCGCCGGCTTATCGCGTCTACCGCAGGGTTATGCAACCACAGGCCTTGCGCGAAAGGCGGCCTCCTTCGCCGAAGGACGACTTTGCCTTCGCCGGGGGATCGCATAGTCTTAGCCGCAAAGGTCAGGGTCTTGGCCGCAAAGATCAAGGCATGAGCGGCGAGCGCAGAATGGGCGCCAGGCCGACGGGGAAACGGATTTCATGGAGTTGCACCACCCCCCGCAGCGCGATGCGGGAGCAGGCGAGACGTCGCCTGCGGTCGCCCTCAACGGGCTCGACATCACCTTCCACATCGATGGCGGCAAGCGCTACAAGGCGGTCACCGGGATCAACCTCTCGGTTGCGGCGGGCGAGTTCGTCTCGGTCGTCGGGCCGACCGGCTGTGGCAAGTCGACCTTGCTCAACGCGGCGGCGGGCCTGCTCGTGCCCTCGGCCGGCACGGTCGGCATCTTCGGCAAGCCGCTCTCGGGCCTGAACCGCCGGGCCGGCTATCTCTTCCAGGCCGATGCGCTGATGCCGTGGAAGACGGCGCTCGAAAACGTCAAGGTCGCGCTGGAGCCGATGGGCGTTTCCGATGCGCAGGCCGACGCCCGGGCGCGCGAATGGCTCGGCAGGGTGGGCTTGCGCGCCTTCGTCGATCGCTATCCGCATATGCTTTCAGGCGGGCAGCGCAAGCGCGTCAGCCTCGCGCAGATGTTGATCCGCGACCCGGAAATCCTGCTGATGGACGAGCCTTTCGGCCCGCTCGACGCGCAGACCCGGCAGATCATGGGCAATCTCCTGCTCGATCTCTGGTCGAAGGACCGCAAGGCGCTGATCTTCGTGACGCATGATCTGGAGGAGGCGATCTCGCTCTCCGACCGCGTCGTCGTGATGTCGGCGGGGCCGGCCGCCGGCATCGTCGCCGATTACCGCGTGCCGCTGCCGCGGCCGCGCGACATCGCCGAGATTCGGCTGGAAAAAGCCTTCCACGAGATCCATCGCGACATCTGGGCCTCGCTCAGGGTCGAGGTGCAGAAGGCCTATGCGATGGGCGACGGGCGCGAGC harbors:
- a CDS encoding DedA family protein, whose amino-acid sequence is MAQLELWMQALVEFMRAHQEWAIPIVFLVAFCECVAVLSWLVPATVFFTAFGAAAGASGLNLIPLAFAASVGAGCGFWVSYWAGLVLGPRVGDYWPLNKNPQLLERGHAFFEKWGVASILIGHFFGPLRAVIAIVAGIVQMPFWPFQIANWIASTAWGFALLYGAGRLAEFMTK
- a CDS encoding ABC transporter ATP-binding protein, translating into MELHHPPQRDAGAGETSPAVALNGLDITFHIDGGKRYKAVTGINLSVAAGEFVSVVGPTGCGKSTLLNAAAGLLVPSAGTVGIFGKPLSGLNRRAGYLFQADALMPWKTALENVKVALEPMGVSDAQADARAREWLGRVGLRAFVDRYPHMLSGGQRKRVSLAQMLIRDPEILLMDEPFGPLDAQTRQIMGNLLLDLWSKDRKALIFVTHDLEEAISLSDRVVVMSAGPAAGIVADYRVPLPRPRDIAEIRLEKAFHEIHRDIWASLRVEVQKAYAMGDGRELVEGAAS